One segment of Pan paniscus chromosome 20, NHGRI_mPanPan1-v2.0_pri, whole genome shotgun sequence DNA contains the following:
- the ZNF573 gene encoding zinc finger protein 573 isoform X2: MLENYRNLVSLGGHSISKPVVVDLLERGKEPWMILREETQFTDLDLQCEIISYIEVPTYETDISSTQLQSIYKREKLYECKKCQKKFSSGYQLILHHRFHVIERPYECKECGKNFRSGYQLTLHQRFHTGEKPYECTECGKNFRSGYQLTVHQRFHTGEKTYECRQCGKAFIYASHIVQHERIHTGGKPYECQECGRAFSQDGHLRIHQRVHTGEKPYKCKECGKTFSRRSNLVEHGQIHTDEKPYVCEKCGKAFRRGHQLTVHQSVHTGKKPYECKECGKGYTTASYFLLHQRIHKGGKPYECKECKKTFTLYRNLTRHQNIHTGEKLFECKQCGKTYTTGSKLFQHQKTHTGEKPYECKECRKAFSLYGYLKQHQKIHTGMKRFECKECKKTFTLYRNLTRHQNIHTGKKLFECQECGKVYSTGSNLIQHRKTHTGEKPYKCKECGKTFSLHGYLNQHQKIHTGVKPYECKVCRKTFTFYRNLTLHQSIHTDEKPFECKECGKTFRRSSHLTAHQSIHANKKPYECKECGKAFKMYGYLTQHQKIHTGGKPYECKECGKAFSRASNLVQHERIHTGEKPYVCKQCGKTFRYGSALTAHQRIHRSIKV, encoded by the coding sequence ATTTGGATTTACAGTGTGAGATAATCAGCTACATAGAAGTACCCACTTATGAAACAGATATATCCTCTACACAACTTCAGAGCATATATAAGAGAGAGAAACTCTATGAATGTAAGAAATGTCAGAAGAAATTTAGTAGTGGTTATCAACTTATTCTACATCACAGGTTTCATGTTATTGAGAGACCCTATGAATGCAAAGAGTGTGGGAAGAACTTTCGTAGTGGCTATCAACTTACTCTACATCAAAGATttcatactggtgagaaaccctatgaatgtacaGAATGTGGGAAGAACTTTAGAAGTGGTTATCAGCTGACTGTACATCAGAGATTTCATACTGGTGAGAAAACCTATGAATGTAGGCAGTGTGGGAAGGCCTTTATATATGCCTCACACATTGTTCAACATGAGAGAATTCACACTGGTGGGAAGCCGTATGAATGTCAGGAGTGTGGGAGGGCCTTTAGTCAAGATGGACATCTTAGAATTCATCAGAGAGTTCATACTGGCGAAAAACCATataaatgtaaggaatgtgggaagacTTTTAGTAGGCGCTCAAATCTTGTTGAACATGGGCAGATTCATACTGATGAGAAGCCATACGTATGTGAGAAATGCGGAAAAGCCTTTAGAAGAGGTCACCAACTTACTGTACATCAGAGTGTTCACACTGGTAAAAAGCCATATGAGTGTAAAGAATGTGGGAAGGGCTATACCACTGCCTCATACTTTCTTctacatcagagaattcataaaGGTggaaaaccctatgaatgtaaggagTGTAAGAAAACCTTTACTTTGTATAGAAATCTTACTCGGCATCAGAATattcatactggtgagaaacTTTTTGAATGCAAGCAATGTGGGAAGACCTATACTACTGGTTCAAAACTCTTTCAACATCAGAAAACTCATACTGgcgagaaaccctatgaatgcaaGGAATGCAGAAAGGCCTTTAGCTTGTATGGCTACCTTAAACAACATCAGAAAATTCATACTGGCATGAAACGCTTTGAATGTAAGGAGTGTAAAAAAACCTTTACTTTGTATAGAAATCTTACTCGACATCAGAATATTCACACTGGTAAGAAACTTTTTGAATGTCAGGAATGTGGGAAGGTCTATAGTACTGGCTCAAACCTTATTCAACATCGGAAAACtcatactggtgagaaaccctataaatgtaaggaatgtggcaaGACCTTTAGCTTGCATGGATATCTTAATCAACATCAGAAAATTCATACTGGTgtgaaaccctatgaatgtaaggtATGTAGAAAAACCTTTACTTTCTATAGAAATCTTACTCTACATCAAAGTATTCATACTGATGAGAAACCTTtcgaatgtaaggaatgtgggaagacCTTTAGACGTAGTTCACACCTTACTGCACATCAGAGCATTCATGCTAAtaaaaaaccctatgaatgtaaagaatgtggaaaGGCCTTTAAAATGTATGGCTACCTTACCCAACATCAGAAAATTCATACTGGTGGAAAACCTtatgaatgtaaagaatgtgggaaggccttcagtCGTGCCTCAAACCTTGTTCAACAtgagagaattcatactggtgagaaaccctatgTGTGTAAGCAGTGTGGGAAAACCTTCAGATATGGTTCAGCCCTTACAGCCCATCAGAGAATTCATAGGAGCATAAAAGTGTAA
- the ZNF573 gene encoding zinc finger protein 573 isoform X3: MLENYRNLVSLDLDLQCEIISYIEVPTYETDISSTQLQSIYKREKLYECKKCQKKFSSGYQLILHHRFHVIERPYECKECGKNFRSGYQLTLHQRFHTGEKPYECTECGKNFRSGYQLTVHQRFHTGEKTYECRQCGKAFIYASHIVQHERIHTGGKPYECQECGRAFSQDGHLRIHQRVHTGEKPYKCKECGKTFSRRSNLVEHGQIHTDEKPYVCEKCGKAFRRGHQLTVHQSVHTGKKPYECKECGKGYTTASYFLLHQRIHKGGKPYECKECKKTFTLYRNLTRHQNIHTGEKLFECKQCGKTYTTGSKLFQHQKTHTGEKPYECKECRKAFSLYGYLKQHQKIHTGMKRFECKECKKTFTLYRNLTRHQNIHTGKKLFECQECGKVYSTGSNLIQHRKTHTGEKPYKCKECGKTFSLHGYLNQHQKIHTGVKPYECKVCRKTFTFYRNLTLHQSIHTDEKPFECKECGKTFRRSSHLTAHQSIHANKKPYECKECGKAFKMYGYLTQHQKIHTGGKPYECKECGKAFSRASNLVQHERIHTGEKPYVCKQCGKTFRYGSALTAHQRIHRSIKV; the protein is encoded by the coding sequence ATTTGGATTTACAGTGTGAGATAATCAGCTACATAGAAGTACCCACTTATGAAACAGATATATCCTCTACACAACTTCAGAGCATATATAAGAGAGAGAAACTCTATGAATGTAAGAAATGTCAGAAGAAATTTAGTAGTGGTTATCAACTTATTCTACATCACAGGTTTCATGTTATTGAGAGACCCTATGAATGCAAAGAGTGTGGGAAGAACTTTCGTAGTGGCTATCAACTTACTCTACATCAAAGATttcatactggtgagaaaccctatgaatgtacaGAATGTGGGAAGAACTTTAGAAGTGGTTATCAGCTGACTGTACATCAGAGATTTCATACTGGTGAGAAAACCTATGAATGTAGGCAGTGTGGGAAGGCCTTTATATATGCCTCACACATTGTTCAACATGAGAGAATTCACACTGGTGGGAAGCCGTATGAATGTCAGGAGTGTGGGAGGGCCTTTAGTCAAGATGGACATCTTAGAATTCATCAGAGAGTTCATACTGGCGAAAAACCATataaatgtaaggaatgtgggaagacTTTTAGTAGGCGCTCAAATCTTGTTGAACATGGGCAGATTCATACTGATGAGAAGCCATACGTATGTGAGAAATGCGGAAAAGCCTTTAGAAGAGGTCACCAACTTACTGTACATCAGAGTGTTCACACTGGTAAAAAGCCATATGAGTGTAAAGAATGTGGGAAGGGCTATACCACTGCCTCATACTTTCTTctacatcagagaattcataaaGGTggaaaaccctatgaatgtaaggagTGTAAGAAAACCTTTACTTTGTATAGAAATCTTACTCGGCATCAGAATattcatactggtgagaaacTTTTTGAATGCAAGCAATGTGGGAAGACCTATACTACTGGTTCAAAACTCTTTCAACATCAGAAAACTCATACTGgcgagaaaccctatgaatgcaaGGAATGCAGAAAGGCCTTTAGCTTGTATGGCTACCTTAAACAACATCAGAAAATTCATACTGGCATGAAACGCTTTGAATGTAAGGAGTGTAAAAAAACCTTTACTTTGTATAGAAATCTTACTCGACATCAGAATATTCACACTGGTAAGAAACTTTTTGAATGTCAGGAATGTGGGAAGGTCTATAGTACTGGCTCAAACCTTATTCAACATCGGAAAACtcatactggtgagaaaccctataaatgtaaggaatgtggcaaGACCTTTAGCTTGCATGGATATCTTAATCAACATCAGAAAATTCATACTGGTgtgaaaccctatgaatgtaaggtATGTAGAAAAACCTTTACTTTCTATAGAAATCTTACTCTACATCAAAGTATTCATACTGATGAGAAACCTTtcgaatgtaaggaatgtgggaagacCTTTAGACGTAGTTCACACCTTACTGCACATCAGAGCATTCATGCTAAtaaaaaaccctatgaatgtaaagaatgtggaaaGGCCTTTAAAATGTATGGCTACCTTACCCAACATCAGAAAATTCATACTGGTGGAAAACCTtatgaatgtaaagaatgtgggaaggccttcagtCGTGCCTCAAACCTTGTTCAACAtgagagaattcatactggtgagaaaccctatgTGTGTAAGCAGTGTGGGAAAACCTTCAGATATGGTTCAGCCCTTACAGCCCATCAGAGAATTCATAGGAGCATAAAAGTGTAA